One genomic region from Amycolatopsis sp. FBCC-B4732 encodes:
- the lpdA gene encoding dihydrolipoyl dehydrogenase yields MSAQHFDVVVLGAGVGGYVAGIRATQLGLSVAVVEEKYWGGVCLNVGCIPSKALLRNAELAHVVTQEAAAFGISSDSPIRVDYTAAYERSRKVADGRVKGVHFLMKKNKITEFDGHGTFLDDHTLEVNGSQITFEHCIIATGATTRLLPGTSRSSRVVTYEEQILSSELPSSIIIAGAGAIGVEFAYVLHNYGVDVTIVEFLDRMVPLEDADVSAELLRRYRKLGIKVLTSTRVESIDDSGSSVEVTVSSEKDGRRVLTADKVLQAIGFQPRVEGYGLDKTGVALTERGAIAIDGRGRTNVPHIFAIGDVTAKLMLAHASESMGVVAAETIAGAETMELDFPMIPRATYCQPQIASFGWTEAQAREKGFDVRVAKFPFTANGKAQGLGDAGGFVKLISDGEHGELIGGHLIGPDVTELLPELTLAQQWDLTVHEVARNVHAHPTLGEAVKEAVHGLAGHMINM; encoded by the coding sequence ATGAGTGCACAACACTTTGATGTCGTCGTGCTGGGGGCCGGGGTCGGCGGTTACGTCGCGGGGATCCGCGCGACGCAGCTGGGGCTCAGCGTCGCGGTGGTCGAGGAGAAGTACTGGGGCGGGGTCTGCCTGAACGTCGGGTGCATCCCGTCGAAGGCTCTCCTGCGCAACGCCGAACTGGCGCACGTGGTGACGCAGGAGGCCGCGGCGTTCGGGATTTCGTCCGACAGCCCGATCCGGGTCGACTACACGGCTGCTTACGAGCGGAGCCGGAAGGTCGCCGACGGGCGCGTCAAGGGCGTGCACTTCTTGATGAAGAAGAACAAGATTACCGAGTTCGACGGGCACGGGACGTTCCTCGACGATCACACGCTCGAGGTGAACGGCTCGCAGATCACCTTCGAGCACTGCATCATCGCCACTGGGGCGACCACCCGATTGCTGCCGGGGACTTCGCGTAGCTCGCGGGTCGTGACGTACGAAGAGCAGATCCTGTCCAGTGAGCTGCCTTCGAGCATCATCATCGCCGGGGCTGGCGCGATCGGCGTCGAGTTCGCCTACGTGCTGCACAACTACGGCGTCGACGTCACGATCGTCGAGTTCCTCGATCGGATGGTGCCGTTGGAGGACGCCGACGTGTCGGCTGAGCTCCTCCGGCGGTATCGCAAGCTCGGGATCAAGGTGCTGACGTCGACCCGGGTGGAGTCGATCGACGATTCGGGTTCTTCGGTCGAGGTGACTGTTTCGTCCGAGAAGGACGGGCGGCGGGTCCTCACCGCGGACAAGGTGCTGCAGGCGATCGGGTTCCAGCCCCGGGTCGAGGGGTACGGGCTGGACAAGACGGGTGTCGCGCTGACCGAGCGCGGGGCCATCGCCATCGATGGGCGTGGGCGGACGAACGTGCCGCACATCTTCGCCATCGGTGATGTGACGGCGAAGTTGATGCTGGCGCACGCGTCGGAGTCGATGGGGGTGGTGGCCGCGGAGACCATCGCCGGTGCGGAGACGATGGAGCTCGACTTCCCGATGATCCCGCGGGCGACCTACTGCCAGCCGCAGATCGCCAGTTTCGGGTGGACCGAGGCGCAGGCCCGGGAGAAAGGGTTTGACGTCCGGGTGGCCAAGTTCCCCTTCACGGCCAACGGGAAGGCTCAGGGGCTGGGCGATGCCGGTGGGTTCGTGAAGCTGATCAGTGATGGTGAGCACGGGGAGCTGATCGGCGGGCATCTCATCGGGCCGGATGTCACCGAGTTGCTGCCGGAGCTCACTTTGGCTCAGCAGTGGGATTTGACTGTTCATGAGGTGGCTCGGAATGTGCACGCGCACCCGACGCTGGGGGAAGCGGTGAAGGAAGCTGTTCATGGGCTTGCTGGGCACATGATCAATATGTGA
- a CDS encoding nucleotidyltransferase family protein: protein MWWRRSGCGSSWGGTKSSSRCWGSDLSWEGEDRVIRAAAEVRLEPDGSWHFYAPHGLDDLFAMVVRPNPVLAPCEAFERKAARWRSRWPEIVLMFSGRSRMWTSLRSRLWSVVPRSVTP, encoded by the coding sequence GTGTGGTGGCGTCGGAGCGGCTGCGGGAGTTCCTGGGGCGGAACGAAATCCTCGTCGAGGTGCTGGGGCTCCGATCTGAGCTGGGAGGGTGAGGACCGGGTCATCCGGGCCGCCGCCGAGGTCCGGCTCGAACCCGACGGCAGCTGGCACTTCTACGCTCCCCACGGGCTCGATGACCTCTTCGCGATGGTCGTGCGGCCGAATCCCGTGCTTGCCCCCTGCGAGGCTTTCGAACGGAAGGCTGCTCGGTGGCGGAGCCGGTGGCCCGAAATCGTTCTCATGTTTTCTGGTCGTTCCAGGATGTGGACGTCCTTGCGATCCAGACTTTGGTCGGTGGTTCCTCGCTCGGTCACTCCTTAG
- a CDS encoding S8 family serine peptidase produces MVRFSRVAAHAAPLTVGALLLTTGVSAAQPSTVDAAAARTEAGISALQSIKKSLSPAERKQSSQLVVEKRLRADRSLAAKLPDYRSGVGVSGAGTVAIDIAAHGNGVADAVRAAGGTVRYTAPDGAVRADLPLSAVDTIAGRGDVAEVKPAAQATTWSEPGNRDLRQAVAAQAAAATQVSEGDKAHGADAARTTYGVSGSGTKVCVLSDGVDSLAKSQSAGELPAVDVLSGQKGSGDEGTAMLEIIHDLAPNATLGFATAFTSEASFAANIRALRTTGKCQIIVDDVSYFDESPFQDTQVAQAVNDVTAAGVLYFSSAGNSGNATDGTSGYYEGDFRASPTKISGVTGTPHDFDPSSTTQNFDALSAGSLGKPVTLFWSDPWGKSANDYDLFILNSAGSVVASSENGQSGSQNPYEIANVPATGSGYKVAVVKYSGADRFIALNVIRGRFVASGSLKAFSTNGVTNGHSAAANAFSVAAAPAGPAFGRPLETGDPANPAGPYPGLFSASSKWERFSSDGKRKLFYNADGTAITPGNVSSTGGTTRNKPDITAADGVATSVTGFQPFFGTSAAAPHAAAIAALLLSGKPTATPAQIRSALVSSAIDLGAPGFDTVTGTGVIMAGPALAALGVQPK; encoded by the coding sequence ATGGTGAGATTCAGCCGGGTTGCCGCGCACGCGGCTCCGCTGACGGTCGGCGCGTTGCTGCTGACGACGGGCGTCTCGGCAGCGCAGCCGTCCACGGTGGACGCGGCTGCCGCGCGCACCGAGGCCGGGATCAGTGCCCTGCAGAGCATCAAGAAGAGCCTGAGCCCCGCGGAGCGCAAGCAATCGAGCCAGCTGGTCGTCGAGAAGCGGTTGCGGGCTGACCGATCGCTCGCCGCGAAGCTGCCCGACTACCGCTCCGGCGTCGGGGTCAGTGGGGCCGGCACCGTCGCGATCGACATCGCTGCCCACGGCAACGGCGTCGCCGACGCCGTGCGGGCGGCCGGTGGCACCGTGCGTTACACCGCACCGGACGGGGCGGTCCGGGCCGATTTGCCGCTGTCCGCTGTGGACACCATCGCCGGGCGTGGCGACGTCGCCGAGGTGAAGCCCGCCGCGCAGGCCACCACCTGGAGCGAGCCCGGCAACCGCGATCTGCGGCAGGCTGTCGCCGCGCAGGCTGCCGCCGCGACCCAGGTGTCCGAAGGGGACAAAGCGCACGGTGCCGACGCCGCCCGTACGACCTACGGGGTGAGCGGGTCCGGCACCAAGGTGTGCGTGCTCTCCGACGGCGTCGACTCGCTCGCGAAGTCGCAGAGCGCCGGTGAACTGCCCGCCGTGGACGTGCTGTCCGGGCAGAAGGGCAGCGGCGACGAGGGCACCGCGATGCTCGAGATCATCCACGACCTCGCGCCGAACGCGACCCTCGGCTTCGCCACCGCGTTCACCAGCGAAGCCAGCTTCGCCGCGAACATCCGCGCGCTGCGCACCACCGGCAAGTGCCAGATCATCGTCGACGACGTCTCTTACTTCGACGAGTCGCCGTTCCAGGACACGCAGGTCGCGCAGGCGGTCAACGACGTGACCGCGGCCGGCGTCCTGTACTTCTCCTCGGCCGGCAACTCCGGCAACGCGACCGACGGCACCAGCGGGTACTACGAAGGCGACTTCCGCGCGTCCCCGACGAAGATCAGCGGCGTCACCGGGACCCCGCACGACTTCGACCCGAGCAGCACCACGCAGAACTTCGACGCGCTTTCGGCCGGCTCGCTCGGCAAGCCGGTGACGCTGTTCTGGTCCGACCCGTGGGGCAAGTCCGCCAACGACTACGACCTGTTCATCCTGAACTCGGCGGGCAGCGTCGTGGCCTCCAGCGAGAACGGCCAGTCCGGCTCGCAGAACCCGTACGAGATCGCGAACGTGCCGGCCACCGGCTCGGGCTACAAGGTCGCGGTCGTCAAGTACAGCGGCGCCGACCGGTTCATCGCGCTGAACGTCATCCGCGGCCGCTTCGTGGCCTCGGGCTCGCTGAAAGCGTTCAGCACCAACGGTGTCACGAATGGCCACTCGGCGGCGGCGAACGCCTTCAGCGTCGCGGCGGCCCCGGCCGGACCGGCGTTCGGCCGTCCGCTGGAGACCGGTGACCCGGCCAACCCGGCCGGCCCGTACCCGGGCCTGTTCAGCGCGTCGAGCAAGTGGGAGCGCTTCTCCTCCGACGGCAAGCGCAAGCTCTTCTACAACGCCGACGGCACGGCGATCACCCCGGGCAACGTCTCCTCGACCGGCGGCACGACCCGGAACAAGCCGGACATCACGGCGGCGGACGGCGTGGCGACCTCGGTGACCGGCTTCCAGCCGTTCTTCGGGACGTCGGCGGCGGCCCCGCACGCGGCGGCGATCGCGGCCCTGCTGCTCTCGGGCAAGCCGACGGCGACCCCGGCGCAGATCCGCTCGGCGCTGGTGTCCTCGGCGATCGACCTGGGCGCGCCCGGCTTCGACACGGTGACCGGCACCGGCGTGATCATGGCCGGCCCGGCCCTGGCCGCGCTGGGTGTCCAGCCCAAGTAA
- a CDS encoding class I SAM-dependent methyltransferase, with product MGLREGFQAGLARQLGHPSGLRGRVVGAMLNRRNREAVVKAVDALELSGDESALDIGFGGGLGLGLLLRKTATVQGVEISKTMLARAGTTFRREIAAGRLVLSEGPMTALPLADGTVDAIVTTNTVYFVDDLERAFAEVARVLAPGGRFVLGVGDPDLMGRARMLTDNGFRLRPVAELEAALAAAGLGLLRHERIERGPFRFHLLVTGK from the coding sequence ATGGGACTTCGCGAGGGTTTCCAAGCCGGGCTGGCCCGGCAACTCGGCCACCCTAGCGGCCTGCGGGGCCGGGTCGTCGGCGCGATGCTGAACCGCCGGAACCGCGAGGCGGTGGTGAAGGCGGTCGACGCGCTGGAGCTGTCCGGCGACGAATCCGCGCTCGACATCGGGTTCGGCGGCGGGCTGGGCCTCGGCCTGCTGCTGCGGAAAACCGCCACGGTGCAGGGCGTCGAGATTTCGAAGACCATGCTCGCCCGGGCGGGCACGACCTTCCGGCGGGAGATCGCGGCGGGGCGGCTGGTGCTGTCCGAGGGTCCGATGACCGCCCTGCCCCTGGCGGACGGCACGGTCGACGCGATCGTCACGACCAACACGGTCTACTTCGTGGACGACCTCGAGCGGGCCTTCGCGGAAGTCGCGCGCGTCCTCGCGCCCGGTGGCCGGTTCGTGCTGGGCGTCGGCGACCCGGATCTGATGGGGCGGGCCCGGATGCTGACGGACAACGGCTTCCGGCTCCGCCCGGTGGCCGAACTCGAAGCGGCGTTGGCCGCGGCGGGACTGGGCCTGCTCCGGCACGAACGGATCGAGCGCGGCCCGTTCCGCTTCCACCTGCTGGTCACCGGAAAATGA
- a CDS encoding SDR family oxidoreductase — MAKTAVVTGAGSGIGRAVARALLEDGYRVALAGRRSAALEETAAGFEGALVVPTDVADEASAAALFDAVRDEWGRLDLLVNNAGIGAAGTIADLSVEDWKRTVDVNLTGMFLCARQAVRLMRDQDPRGGRIVNNGSISAHVPRPASVAYTATKHAVTGLTRSISLDGRAWNVACGQIDIGNAATEMTERMAAGIPQADGRVVAEPTFDVRHVADAVRYMAGLPLDANVQFLTVTATTMPFIGRG; from the coding sequence ATGGCGAAGACGGCAGTGGTCACCGGCGCCGGATCGGGGATCGGCCGGGCGGTGGCGCGGGCGCTGCTCGAAGACGGTTACCGGGTCGCGCTGGCCGGACGCCGGTCCGCCGCGCTCGAGGAGACCGCCGCGGGTTTCGAAGGTGCCCTCGTCGTGCCCACCGACGTCGCCGACGAGGCTTCCGCCGCCGCGCTCTTCGACGCCGTCCGCGACGAGTGGGGGCGGCTCGACCTGCTCGTCAACAACGCCGGCATCGGCGCGGCCGGGACGATCGCCGACCTGTCCGTCGAGGACTGGAAGCGGACCGTCGACGTCAACCTGACCGGGATGTTCCTGTGCGCCCGGCAGGCGGTGCGCCTCATGCGCGACCAGGACCCGCGCGGCGGCCGGATCGTCAACAACGGCTCCATCTCCGCGCACGTGCCGCGCCCGGCGAGCGTCGCCTACACCGCGACCAAGCACGCCGTCACCGGCCTGACCCGGTCGATCTCGCTGGACGGCCGCGCCTGGAACGTCGCCTGCGGACAGATCGACATCGGCAACGCGGCCACCGAGATGACCGAACGCATGGCGGCGGGCATTCCCCAGGCCGACGGCCGGGTCGTCGCGGAGCCGACGTTCGACGTCCGGCACGTGGCCGACGCGGTGCGGTACATGGCGGGCCTGCCGCTGGACGCGAACGTCCAGTTCCTCACCGTCACGGCGACGACGATGCCGTTCATCGGCCGCGGGTGA
- a CDS encoding SDR family oxidoreductase: MKRKTALVAGANGIIGRTLVEHLRADGGWDVTGLARRGGPGTIAVDLLDAAETRAKLSGLDATTHLFYAAYQDKPTWAELVPPNLAMLTNLVDAAEAAAPGLEHVSLMQGYKVYGAHLGPFKTPARETDAGHLPPEFNVDQQQFLERRAGSWTWSAIRPSVVGGTALGNPMNLALVIAVYASISKELGVPLRFPGKPGAYDSLLEMTDAGLLASATTWATNHQGAFNIANGDLFRWRELWPKLAAYFGLEVAPPLRMALVDVMADKAPLWTSMATRHGLSSSYADVSSSWAFADFVFGWDYDVFADTSKSRRAGFGEYVETEQMFYRLFDEFRKARVIP, translated from the coding sequence ATGAAGCGCAAGACAGCCCTGGTCGCCGGGGCCAACGGGATCATCGGCCGCACCCTCGTCGAGCACCTGCGGGCGGACGGCGGCTGGGACGTCACCGGCCTCGCCCGCCGCGGCGGGCCGGGCACGATCGCCGTCGACCTGCTGGACGCGGCCGAGACCCGGGCGAAACTCAGCGGGCTCGACGCCACGACCCACCTCTTCTACGCCGCCTACCAGGACAAACCGACCTGGGCCGAGCTGGTCCCGCCGAACCTGGCGATGCTGACCAACCTCGTCGACGCGGCGGAAGCGGCGGCGCCCGGCCTCGAGCACGTCAGCCTGATGCAGGGCTACAAGGTCTACGGCGCGCACCTCGGCCCGTTCAAGACCCCGGCGCGCGAGACCGACGCGGGCCACCTGCCCCCGGAGTTCAACGTCGACCAGCAGCAGTTCCTCGAACGCCGCGCGGGCTCGTGGACGTGGTCGGCGATCCGCCCCTCGGTGGTCGGCGGCACGGCGCTGGGCAACCCGATGAACCTGGCGCTGGTGATCGCGGTGTACGCGTCGATTTCGAAGGAACTGGGCGTGCCGCTGCGGTTCCCGGGCAAGCCGGGCGCGTACGACAGCCTCCTGGAGATGACGGACGCGGGCCTCCTGGCCTCGGCGACGACCTGGGCGACGAACCACCAGGGCGCCTTCAACATCGCGAACGGCGACCTGTTCCGCTGGCGCGAACTGTGGCCGAAACTGGCGGCGTACTTCGGTCTGGAGGTCGCCCCGCCGCTGCGGATGGCCCTGGTGGACGTCATGGCCGACAAAGCTCCACTGTGGACGTCCATGGCCACTCGCCACGGCCTTTCGTCGTCCTACGCCGACGTTTCCTCGTCCTGGGCGTTCGCCGACTTCGTGTTCGGCTGGGACTACGACGTGTTCGCGGACACGTCCAAGTCCCGGCGGGCGGGCTTCGGAGAGTACGTCGAGACGGAGCAGATGTTCTACCGGCTGTTCGACGAGTTCCGGAAGGCGCGCGTGATCCCCTGA
- a CDS encoding LysR family transcriptional regulator, protein MTSLRQLEYLVTVVDTGSFTRAAEQLHVTQPALSHQMRALERGLGGPLLERLPRAVRLTPMGRAMLPHARAALADAERARCAARLASGTTAGELQVATVYSVSLGVLPPALRVWRRDRPEVDVRLIEFRHADELREAMAAGEADIALGPRPAGWTGPVRELGVEEFVVVLPADGASEDDETGVVDLATLADCAWVHYAPGNGLAELVDATCAAAGFRPRAAVRTEQTAAAPILAAAGLGPALVPANVLPPRFDGRVLRPSVPVRRTLVAYTRGVPDPLTSAFIETLAEHATV, encoded by the coding sequence ATGACAAGCCTGCGGCAGCTGGAGTACCTGGTCACGGTGGTCGACACCGGCTCGTTCACCCGCGCCGCCGAGCAGCTGCACGTGACGCAGCCGGCGTTGTCGCACCAGATGCGGGCGCTCGAACGCGGTCTCGGCGGGCCGTTGCTCGAACGGCTGCCGCGCGCGGTGCGGCTCACGCCGATGGGGCGGGCGATGCTCCCGCACGCGCGGGCGGCGCTGGCCGACGCCGAACGCGCGCGCTGCGCCGCCCGCCTCGCCTCCGGGACGACGGCGGGCGAACTGCAGGTCGCGACGGTGTACTCGGTCAGCCTCGGCGTGCTGCCGCCCGCGTTGCGCGTGTGGCGGCGCGACCGGCCCGAGGTCGACGTGCGGCTGATCGAGTTCCGGCACGCCGACGAGCTGCGCGAAGCGATGGCCGCGGGCGAGGCCGACATCGCGCTCGGCCCGCGGCCGGCCGGCTGGACCGGGCCGGTGCGGGAGCTGGGCGTGGAGGAGTTCGTCGTCGTGCTGCCCGCGGACGGCGCTTCGGAGGACGACGAGACCGGTGTGGTCGACCTGGCGACGCTCGCGGACTGCGCGTGGGTGCACTACGCCCCGGGCAACGGCCTCGCGGAACTGGTGGACGCGACCTGCGCGGCGGCGGGCTTCCGCCCCCGCGCGGCGGTCCGCACCGAGCAGACGGCAGCGGCCCCGATCCTGGCGGCGGCGGGCTTGGGTCCGGCGCTGGTCCCGGCGAACGTGCTGCCGCCGCGCTTCGACGGCCGGGTGCTGCGGCCGAGCGTGCCGGTGCGGAGGACGCTGGTGGCGTACACGCGTGGGGTGCCGGACCCGCTGACCAGCGCGTTCATCGAGACCCTCGCCGAGCACGCGACGGTCTAG
- a CDS encoding nucleotidyltransferase domain-containing protein, producing MTWDPATPAEVAVLFASAGVPWWIAGGQAIELAVGHAFREHADVDVLFLRRDQAAVQAALPSWECWAADPPGTLRPWLPGEVLPPGVDDVWCRPGPSAPWRIQIMLDETEGDEWVSRRNPAVRRPVSGLGAVSAGGIPYLAPEVQLFAKARGTRPKDEQDFTAALPVLDTAQRRWLAAALAPDHPWQDRL from the coding sequence ATGACCTGGGACCCGGCCACCCCGGCCGAGGTGGCGGTGCTGTTCGCCTCCGCCGGCGTCCCGTGGTGGATCGCCGGCGGACAAGCGATCGAGCTGGCGGTGGGACACGCGTTCCGCGAGCACGCCGACGTCGACGTCCTGTTCCTCCGCCGCGACCAGGCGGCGGTGCAGGCGGCGCTGCCGTCGTGGGAGTGCTGGGCGGCCGACCCGCCGGGCACGCTCCGGCCGTGGCTGCCCGGCGAAGTCCTGCCGCCGGGCGTCGACGACGTCTGGTGCCGCCCGGGACCGTCGGCACCGTGGCGGATCCAGATCATGCTCGACGAGACCGAGGGCGACGAGTGGGTCTCCCGCCGGAACCCGGCCGTGCGGCGGCCGGTGTCCGGGCTGGGCGCGGTCTCGGCGGGCGGAATTCCCTACCTGGCCCCGGAAGTGCAGTTGTTCGCCAAGGCACGCGGCACCCGGCCCAAGGACGAGCAGGACTTCACGGCGGCCCTGCCGGTGCTCGACACGGCTCAACGGCGCTGGCTCGCGGCCGCCCTGGCGCCGGACCACCCCTGGCAGGACCGCCTCTAG
- a CDS encoding ABC transporter substrate-binding protein has protein sequence MRLLVLFAVLALAVTGCSGTDPARPGVLSVGIREPATLLPADLADQAGRLVTGALWTPLADYDAASGKLTPRAAESIESTDRVHWTVKLRPATFHDGTPVTAQSYVDTWRTVAAAHWVSTPVFTKLLRAREITAPAPDTITLTLDRPSGQVPALLSAPGLVPLPASVLASRDWNGFAKAPVGNGPYRLDGGWHPGSGGTLKRVGPGKAEEIELRVGEPGAQYDAVKAGTLDLATEVPGEKHEAMHTDFGDDHHATWALPQAGYLAFPVANPRFSDATVRHGFALGVDRAALEAGPLAHQVDPAKALLPPADAPGDRSGTCRPCSYDAAAGKALLKQAAFPGGATVYFGPGAEAWTRTLVVGLHKALDVSVTAQAAPNTGPLDGPSTVDVKLATPSPYELLSRLASESGYTDEVFTQNLALADAAATPGEAGELYRLAENQLLRDLPVAPLWSGHGHAVWSSRVHDVTTTPFTDPVLTGIAVS, from the coding sequence ATGCGCTTGCTCGTCCTGTTCGCCGTCCTCGCCCTCGCCGTCACGGGCTGCTCCGGCACCGACCCCGCGCGCCCCGGCGTGCTGTCCGTCGGCATCCGGGAGCCGGCGACGCTGCTGCCCGCGGACCTCGCCGACCAGGCGGGCCGGCTGGTGACCGGGGCGCTGTGGACCCCGCTGGCCGACTACGACGCGGCGTCGGGCAAGCTCACCCCGCGCGCGGCCGAGTCGATCGAGAGCACCGACCGCGTGCACTGGACGGTCAAGCTGCGGCCCGCGACCTTCCACGACGGCACGCCGGTGACCGCGCAGTCCTATGTGGACACCTGGCGGACGGTCGCCGCGGCGCACTGGGTGTCCACGCCGGTGTTCACGAAGCTGTTGCGCGCCCGCGAAATCACCGCGCCCGCGCCGGACACGATCACGCTGACGCTCGACCGCCCGTCCGGCCAGGTCCCGGCCCTGCTTTCGGCGCCGGGCCTGGTGCCGCTGCCGGCGTCGGTCCTCGCTTCCCGCGACTGGAACGGCTTCGCCAAGGCCCCGGTCGGCAACGGCCCGTACCGCCTGGACGGCGGCTGGCACCCGGGTTCGGGCGGCACGCTCAAGCGCGTCGGGCCCGGGAAGGCCGAGGAGATCGAGCTGCGGGTCGGCGAACCGGGCGCCCAGTACGACGCGGTCAAGGCGGGCACGCTCGACCTCGCGACCGAGGTCCCCGGCGAGAAGCACGAAGCCATGCACACCGACTTCGGCGACGACCACCACGCGACCTGGGCCCTCCCGCAGGCGGGCTACCTGGCGTTCCCGGTGGCGAACCCGCGGTTTTCCGACGCGACGGTCCGCCACGGCTTCGCTTTGGGCGTGGACCGCGCGGCGCTGGAGGCGGGCCCACTGGCGCACCAGGTCGACCCGGCGAAGGCCCTGCTGCCCCCGGCGGACGCCCCGGGCGACCGGTCGGGCACCTGCCGCCCCTGCAGCTATGACGCGGCGGCCGGCAAGGCCCTGTTGAAGCAGGCGGCCTTCCCGGGCGGCGCGACCGTCTACTTCGGACCGGGCGCGGAGGCGTGGACCCGGACCCTGGTCGTCGGACTCCACAAAGCGCTGGACGTTTCCGTGACAGCACAGGCGGCCCCGAACACCGGACCGCTCGACGGTCCGTCCACTGTGGACGTCAAGCTGGCGACGCCGAGCCCGTACGAGCTGCTGTCCCGGCTGGCTTCGGAATCGGGGTACACCGACGAGGTCTTCACGCAGAACCTGGCACTGGCCGACGCCGCGGCGACCCCGGGGGAGGCGGGCGAGCTGTACCGGCTGGCGGAGAACCAGCTGCTGCGCGACCTGCCGGTGGCCCCGCTGTGGTCGGGCCACGGCCACGCGGTCTGGTCCTCGCGCGTCCACGACGTGACGACGACGCCGTTCACCGATCCGGTGCTGACGGGGATCGCGGTCTCATGA
- a CDS encoding LVIVD repeat-containing protein, whose product MRTWLRSCFAAVTVSATLVATGLPAAACGEDDKPATPAARTLGDPGAIKNVKSVGNVPDAAGAISINFLDYGRRDVMVVSGEFGLKVYDLTKNPAAPKLVGQVSLPGLWETEDTEVDQNRKLVFLSRDPRAYGGTTHTGESGIYVVDVSKPEAPAILSYVKVPAGHTTSCVDGCRYLWTGGPAKADDQPADWGGRPIWVTDIRDPRHPKVNPQPIELARNDGKTDYVHDVQVDDNGVAWVSGRGGVRGYWTDGVHRDPLTNKVHRATAHEPIPYAGGGIAETAAPSRFMHNSFHPAGHRVGDGAWRGQDLIYATEENFVDGCAGDGVLTISSLKGSYHGEGWRSTPEKPFRLESVGTWGVNGQEGSDPASDDCSAHYFDVRGKILVQSFYAQGTRFLDVSDPTNPRQIAYYRPGDASAWAPYWHGKYVYVADNARGVDVLQLTR is encoded by the coding sequence GTGCGCACCTGGTTGCGGTCGTGCTTCGCCGCCGTCACCGTCAGCGCCACGCTGGTCGCGACCGGGCTCCCGGCCGCCGCCTGCGGCGAGGACGACAAACCGGCCACCCCCGCGGCCCGCACGCTGGGCGATCCCGGGGCGATCAAGAACGTCAAGTCCGTCGGCAACGTCCCCGACGCCGCCGGCGCCATCTCGATCAACTTCCTCGACTACGGCCGCCGCGACGTCATGGTCGTGTCCGGCGAGTTCGGGCTGAAGGTCTACGACCTGACGAAGAACCCGGCCGCGCCGAAGCTGGTCGGCCAGGTCAGCCTGCCGGGGCTGTGGGAGACCGAGGACACCGAGGTCGACCAGAACCGCAAGCTGGTCTTCCTCTCCCGCGACCCGCGCGCGTACGGCGGCACCACGCACACCGGCGAGTCCGGCATCTACGTCGTCGACGTCTCGAAGCCCGAGGCCCCGGCGATCCTCAGCTACGTCAAGGTGCCCGCCGGTCACACCACCAGCTGCGTCGACGGCTGCCGCTACCTCTGGACCGGCGGCCCGGCGAAGGCCGACGACCAGCCCGCGGACTGGGGCGGCCGCCCGATCTGGGTCACCGACATCCGCGACCCGCGGCACCCGAAGGTGAACCCGCAGCCCATCGAGCTGGCCCGCAACGACGGCAAGACCGACTACGTGCACGACGTCCAGGTGGACGACAACGGCGTGGCCTGGGTGTCCGGCCGCGGCGGCGTGCGCGGGTACTGGACCGACGGCGTGCACCGCGACCCGCTGACGAACAAGGTCCACCGCGCGACCGCGCACGAGCCGATCCCGTACGCCGGCGGCGGCATCGCCGAGACGGCGGCGCCGTCCCGGTTCATGCACAACAGCTTCCACCCGGCCGGCCACCGCGTCGGTGACGGCGCCTGGCGCGGCCAGGACCTGATCTACGCGACGGAGGAGAACTTCGTCGACGGCTGCGCGGGCGACGGCGTCCTGACGATCTCGTCGCTGAAGGGCTCCTACCACGGCGAAGGCTGGCGCTCGACGCCGGAGAAGCCGTTCCGCCTGGAGAGCGTCGGCACCTGGGGCGTCAACGGCCAGGAGGGCAGCGACCCGGCGTCCGACGACTGTTCCGCGCACTACTTCGACGTCCGCGGCAAGATCCTGGTGCAGTCGTTCTACGCGCAGGGCACCCGGTTCCTCGATGTCAGCGACCCGACGAACCCGCGGCAGATCGCGTACTACCGGCCGGGCGACGCGAGCGCGTGGGCCCCGTACTGGCACGGCAAGTACGTCTACGTCGCGGACAACGCCCGCGGCGTAGACGTCCTGCAGCTCACCCGTTAG